The Lysobacter enzymogenes genome window below encodes:
- a CDS encoding alkene reductase — protein MLFAPHRIGALDLPNRIVMPPMTRSRAGRGEVATELMAQYYAQRAGAGLIVSEGTQISRQGQGYAWTPGIYTPEQIAGWRRVTDAVHAAGGRIFAQLWHVGRVSHVALQENGAAPVSSSALVAEGVKVFVDVEGRGPEAGVGEMVQHSAPRALHRDEIAAIVADYAQAARNAVAAGFDGIELHGANGYLINQFIDSQANARDDEYGGSLPNRLRFLREVAQAVTDAIGAERVGVRLAPLTTLQGAVDDTPQATYLAAAKLLDDIGVAYLHIAEADWDDAPSMPDAFRDALRLIYCGTLIYSGKYDKARAEHALARGWADLIGFGRPFIANPDLPERLRRDLPLNEGDRSRYFGGGAQGYTDYPRAA, from the coding sequence ATGTTGTTCGCCCCCCACCGCATCGGCGCGCTCGATCTTCCCAACCGCATCGTCATGCCGCCGATGACCCGCTCGCGCGCCGGCCGCGGCGAGGTCGCTACCGAACTGATGGCGCAGTACTACGCGCAACGCGCCGGCGCCGGCCTGATCGTCAGCGAAGGCACCCAGATCAGCCGCCAGGGCCAGGGCTACGCCTGGACCCCCGGCATCTACACGCCCGAACAGATCGCCGGCTGGCGCCGCGTCACCGACGCCGTGCACGCGGCGGGCGGGCGCATCTTCGCCCAGCTGTGGCACGTCGGCCGGGTCTCGCACGTCGCCTTGCAGGAAAACGGCGCCGCGCCGGTGTCCTCGTCGGCGTTGGTCGCCGAAGGCGTCAAAGTCTTCGTCGACGTCGAAGGCCGCGGGCCCGAAGCCGGCGTCGGCGAAATGGTCCAGCACTCCGCGCCGCGCGCGCTGCACCGCGATGAGATCGCCGCGATCGTCGCCGACTACGCCCAGGCCGCGCGCAACGCCGTCGCCGCCGGCTTCGACGGCATCGAGCTGCACGGCGCCAACGGCTACCTCATCAACCAGTTCATCGACTCGCAGGCCAACGCGCGCGACGACGAGTACGGCGGTTCGTTGCCGAACCGCCTGCGCTTTCTGCGCGAAGTCGCGCAAGCCGTGACCGATGCGATCGGCGCCGAACGCGTCGGCGTGCGCCTGGCGCCGCTGACCACGCTGCAAGGCGCGGTCGACGACACGCCGCAGGCGACCTACCTCGCCGCCGCGAAACTGCTCGACGATATCGGCGTCGCCTACCTGCACATCGCCGAAGCCGACTGGGACGACGCGCCCAGCATGCCCGACGCGTTCCGCGACGCCTTGCGCCTGATCTACTGCGGCACGCTGATCTACTCGGGCAAGTACGACAAGGCCCGCGCCGAACATGCGCTCGCGCGCGGCTGGGCCGACCTGATCGGCTTCGGCCGGCCGTTCATCGCCAATCCGGACCTGCCGGAGCGGTTGCGGCGGGATTTGCCGTTGAACGAGGGCGATCGCTCGCGTTATTTCGGCGGTGGGGCGCAGGGTTATACGGATTATCCGCGCGCGGCGTGA
- a CDS encoding energy transducer TonB, protein MIANNDRHYSRLSAVKQLSAVFALGCALAACGKKEEAAPAAPEQAAPSASAPAVNAGNAVSAKVSALTVEQLRDAARKAYAENRLYAPAEDNAVEYYLALREKAPADAVASSALTDLLPMTVIATEQSIGREDFSEAQRLSALIERADGQHPALARLKASIASAQQAVTKRAEQEKLTAEEQTRKQAELEKQRLAQQQQQQQQAAQQLATQQAAERQAATQRAAEQRAAEQRAAEQRAAPTAAAPERPAPAPAAASAPAAAASDLRAVSTPAPRYPPEALRAGTSGEVQVEFTVGTDGSVTAARVVRANPARVFDREAVNAVRKWRFQPVPAPVTTRRTIGFNPGG, encoded by the coding sequence ATGATCGCCAATAACGACCGGCATTACAGCCGGCTGTCCGCCGTAAAGCAGTTGTCCGCCGTGTTCGCGCTCGGATGCGCGCTGGCGGCCTGCGGTAAGAAAGAAGAAGCCGCCCCGGCCGCGCCGGAGCAGGCCGCGCCGAGCGCGAGCGCGCCGGCGGTGAACGCCGGAAACGCCGTGTCGGCCAAGGTCTCGGCGCTGACGGTCGAGCAACTGCGCGACGCCGCGCGCAAGGCGTACGCGGAAAACCGTCTGTACGCGCCGGCCGAAGACAACGCGGTGGAGTACTACCTGGCCCTGCGCGAGAAGGCGCCGGCCGATGCGGTGGCCTCCAGCGCGCTGACCGACCTGCTGCCGATGACCGTGATCGCCACCGAGCAGAGCATCGGCCGCGAGGATTTCAGCGAAGCCCAGCGCCTGTCGGCGCTGATCGAACGCGCCGACGGCCAGCACCCGGCGTTGGCCCGGCTCAAGGCCTCCATCGCCAGCGCCCAGCAGGCGGTGACCAAGCGCGCCGAGCAGGAAAAGCTGACCGCCGAGGAACAGACCCGCAAGCAGGCCGAGCTGGAGAAGCAGCGCCTGGCCCAGCAGCAGCAACAGCAGCAGCAGGCCGCGCAGCAGCTGGCGACCCAGCAGGCCGCCGAACGCCAGGCCGCGACCCAGCGCGCCGCCGAGCAACGCGCCGCCGAACAGCGTGCGGCCGAACAGCGCGCCGCGCCGACCGCCGCCGCGCCGGAACGTCCGGCCCCGGCGCCGGCCGCCGCGAGCGCACCGGCCGCCGCCGCGAGCGACCTGCGCGCGGTGTCGACGCCGGCGCCGCGTTACCCGCCCGAAGCGCTGCGCGCCGGCACCTCCGGCGAGGTCCAGGTCGAGTTCACCGTCGGCACCGACGGCTCGGTCACCGCCGCGCGCGTGGTCCGCGCCAACCCGGCGCGCGTGTTCGACCGCGAAGCGGTCAACGCGGTGCGCAAGTGGCGCTTCCAGCCGGTGCCCGCGCCGGTCACCACGCGCCGCACGATCGGGTTCAACCCGGGCGGTTGA
- a CDS encoding zinc ribbon domain-containing protein translates to MDNATVGKHPCPECGGDLQWNASKQALACPYCGTVVPWTQAQESQGLQVVQELDLARALSEHPGEQRGYADDGAPREVQCQSCKAISVFVDGKVAQRCEFCGSPSIIDHQSLGDAITPQSLLPFKLSDGQVRDAIRKWYGTRWFAPNRLKRAALTDTLKGVYLPYWTFDAHVAARWTAEAGYHYYETQSYTENGERKTRQVQRTRWESASGALQHFFDDELVPGTVGVHAGLLERIGSFPTTTDLKPYSPEFVRGWLVERYQVDLRRAAQIGQAQMEAQTRSLCSAQVPGDTQRNLQVDADFSGRTFKHVLVPVWLVSYTYGSRSYQVLANGYTGALAGERPYSWVKIFFAGLAAAIALLVLMAVFGGNR, encoded by the coding sequence ATGGACAACGCCACCGTCGGAAAACATCCCTGCCCGGAGTGCGGCGGGGATCTGCAATGGAACGCGTCCAAGCAGGCGCTGGCGTGTCCGTACTGCGGCACCGTGGTGCCGTGGACGCAGGCGCAGGAAAGCCAGGGCCTGCAAGTGGTGCAGGAACTGGACCTGGCGCGCGCGCTGTCCGAACACCCCGGCGAACAACGCGGCTACGCCGACGACGGCGCGCCGCGCGAGGTGCAGTGCCAAAGCTGCAAGGCGATCTCGGTGTTCGTCGACGGCAAGGTCGCGCAGCGCTGCGAGTTCTGCGGCTCGCCGTCGATCATCGACCACCAGTCGCTCGGCGATGCGATCACCCCGCAAAGCCTGCTGCCGTTCAAGCTCAGCGACGGCCAGGTGCGCGACGCGATCCGCAAGTGGTACGGCACGCGCTGGTTCGCGCCGAACCGGCTCAAGCGCGCGGCGCTGACCGACACGCTCAAGGGCGTGTACCTGCCGTACTGGACCTTCGACGCGCACGTGGCCGCGCGCTGGACCGCCGAGGCCGGCTATCACTATTACGAGACCCAGAGCTACACCGAGAACGGCGAGCGCAAGACCCGGCAGGTGCAGCGCACGCGCTGGGAATCCGCGTCCGGCGCGTTGCAGCACTTCTTCGACGACGAACTGGTGCCGGGCACGGTCGGCGTGCACGCCGGCCTGCTCGAACGGATCGGTTCGTTCCCGACCACCACCGACCTGAAGCCGTATTCGCCCGAGTTCGTGCGCGGCTGGCTGGTCGAGCGCTATCAGGTCGACCTGCGCCGCGCCGCGCAGATCGGGCAGGCGCAGATGGAAGCGCAGACCCGCAGCCTGTGTTCGGCGCAGGTCCCCGGCGACACCCAGCGCAACCTGCAGGTCGACGCCGATTTCAGCGGCCGCACCTTCAAGCACGTGCTGGTGCCGGTGTGGCTGGTCAGCTACACCTACGGCTCGCGCAGCTATCAGGTGCTGGCCAACGGCTACACCGGCGCGCTGGCCGGCGAGCGGCCCTACAGCTGGGTCAAGATCTTCTTCGCCGGGTTGGCCGCGGCGATCGCACTGCTGGTGCTGATGGCGGTGTTCGGCGGCAACCGCTGA
- the dkgB gene encoding 2,5-didehydrogluconate reductase DkgB: MNVPAFGLGTFRLKGQTVVDSVRTGLELGYRAVDTAQIYGNEAEVGQAVADSGVARGEVYLTTKIWIDNLSRDRLIPSLRESLAKLRTDYVDLTLIHWPSPDDAVPVEEFMAALAQARDEGLTRAIGVSNFNIALMQRAIAAVGADALATNQVELHPYLQNRKLARFAREAGIALTSYMTLAYGKVLSDPALVDIAAKHRATPAQVALAWAMQLGYAVIPSSTKRENLAGNLLAVSLRLDDEDMQRIAALDRGERLTDPDGLAPAWD; this comes from the coding sequence ATGAATGTTCCTGCCTTCGGCCTCGGCACTTTCCGCCTCAAGGGCCAGACCGTCGTCGATTCCGTCCGCACCGGCCTGGAGCTGGGCTACCGCGCCGTCGACACCGCGCAGATCTACGGCAACGAAGCCGAGGTCGGCCAAGCGGTCGCGGACAGCGGCGTGGCCCGCGGCGAGGTCTACCTGACCACCAAGATCTGGATCGACAACCTCTCGCGCGACCGGCTTATCCCCAGCTTGCGCGAAAGCCTTGCCAAGCTGCGCACCGATTACGTCGACCTGACCTTGATCCACTGGCCGTCGCCGGACGACGCCGTGCCGGTGGAAGAATTCATGGCCGCGCTGGCGCAAGCGCGCGACGAAGGTCTGACTCGTGCGATCGGCGTTTCCAACTTCAACATCGCGCTGATGCAGCGCGCGATCGCTGCGGTCGGCGCCGACGCCCTCGCGACCAATCAGGTCGAACTGCATCCGTACCTGCAGAACCGCAAGCTCGCGCGGTTCGCGCGAGAGGCGGGGATCGCGCTGACGTCGTACATGACCTTGGCTTACGGCAAGGTGTTGAGCGACCCGGCGCTTGTGGATATCGCCGCCAAGCATCGCGCCACGCCCGCGCAGGTGGCGTTGGCCTGGGCGATGCAGCTGGGCTATGCGGTCATTCCGTCTTCGACCAAGCGCGAGAATCTGGCCGGCAATCTGCTGGCGGTGTCGCTGCGCTTGGACGATGAGGACATGCAGCGCATCGCGGCGCTGGATCGCGGCGAACGGCTGACCGATCCGGACGGATTGGCGCCGGCGTGGGATTGA
- a CDS encoding SPFH and helix-turn-helix domain-containing protein, translated as MSILGFIKGELLEIIEWTDDSRDTLSYRFPDDDKEIKNGAQLIVRESQQVQFVAAGQYADLFGPGKHTLQTENIPVLSTILGWKYGFESPFKCDVYFLNTRLFTGNKWGTANPVMMRDADFGVVRLRAFGTYDFRIVDPPKFLKEVAGTDQNFRLDEFADTMRSRIVSVFTEALATAKVPALDVASRYSELGEALLPVINPAMTSKYGIEITAFVLENVSVPPDVEKAIDARSSMGAVGNLNDYVKFQMGSAMGQGGDASAAVPAQMAVGFGIAQEMMRGMSGAPGAGSAPAQAAAPAAAAGLEVLTPEQAAATLGVSVEDVMAAIASGDLKARKIGNATRIAKSALEEFLRG; from the coding sequence ATGAGCATTCTGGGTTTCATCAAGGGCGAGCTGCTGGAGATCATCGAGTGGACCGATGACTCGCGCGACACCCTCTCCTATCGCTTTCCCGACGACGACAAGGAGATCAAGAACGGCGCCCAGCTGATCGTGCGCGAGTCGCAGCAGGTCCAGTTCGTCGCCGCCGGCCAGTACGCCGACCTGTTCGGCCCCGGCAAGCACACCCTCCAGACCGAGAACATCCCGGTCCTGTCGACGATCCTGGGCTGGAAGTACGGCTTCGAATCGCCGTTCAAGTGCGACGTCTACTTCCTCAACACGCGCTTGTTCACCGGCAACAAGTGGGGCACCGCCAACCCGGTGATGATGCGCGACGCCGACTTCGGCGTGGTCCGCCTGCGCGCGTTCGGCACCTACGATTTCCGCATCGTCGACCCGCCGAAGTTCCTCAAGGAAGTCGCCGGCACCGACCAGAATTTCCGCCTCGACGAATTCGCCGACACCATGCGTTCGCGCATCGTCAGCGTGTTCACCGAGGCGCTGGCGACCGCCAAGGTGCCGGCGCTGGACGTGGCCTCGCGCTACAGCGAACTCGGCGAGGCGCTGTTGCCGGTCATCAATCCGGCGATGACCTCCAAGTACGGCATCGAGATCACCGCCTTCGTGCTGGAGAACGTGTCGGTGCCGCCGGACGTGGAGAAGGCGATCGATGCGCGTTCGAGCATGGGCGCGGTCGGCAACCTCAACGACTACGTCAAGTTCCAGATGGGCAGCGCGATGGGCCAGGGCGGCGACGCCTCGGCCGCGGTGCCGGCGCAGATGGCGGTCGGTTTCGGCATCGCCCAGGAAATGATGCGCGGCATGTCGGGCGCGCCGGGCGCGGGCTCGGCGCCGGCGCAAGCCGCGGCGCCCGCCGCGGCCGCGGGACTGGAAGTGCTGACGCCCGAACAGGCCGCCGCCACGCTCGGCGTCTCGGTCGAGGACGTGATGGCCGCGATCGCGTCCGGCGATCTGAAGGCGCGCAAGATCGGCAACGCCACCCGCATCGCCAAGAGCGCGCTCGAAGAATTCCTGCGCGGCTGA
- a CDS encoding MFS transporter, translating to MPLALLALTLGAFAIGTTEFVIVGLIPTLAADLRVDLPAAGLLVSLYALAVAIGAPLLTALTGRVPRKALLVALMALFTAGNLLAWLAPGYATLILARVLTGLAHGVFFSVGSIIATGLVPKEKAASAIATMFSGMTVAFVTGIPLGTFLGQHFGWRATFLAVAGFGLVALIGSALFVPQRIAHSEPAPLRKQAALLLQPRLLLVYAMTAVGYGGSLIAFTFLAPILQDIAGLSPNMVGAVLLAYGVSVAVGNVWGGRLADRRGPVAALKIIFALLAAVLLALSFTAHSPWLVVLTALAWGAVAFGNVPGLQVYVVKQAQRYAPQAVDTAAGFNIAAFNLGVAGGAWAGGQVVAHLGLAHTPWIAALVVLAAFGLTALSGRLDRRDGVADRADGIAVAAH from the coding sequence ATGCCCCTCGCCCTGTTGGCCCTGACCCTCGGCGCCTTCGCCATCGGCACCACCGAGTTCGTCATCGTCGGCCTGATCCCGACCCTCGCCGCCGACCTGCGCGTCGACCTGCCCGCGGCCGGCCTGCTGGTCAGCCTGTACGCGCTCGCGGTCGCGATCGGCGCGCCGCTGCTGACCGCGCTGACCGGCCGGGTGCCGCGCAAGGCGCTGCTGGTCGCGCTGATGGCCTTGTTCACCGCCGGCAACCTGCTCGCCTGGCTGGCCCCGGGCTACGCCACCCTGATCCTCGCCCGCGTGCTGACCGGCCTCGCCCACGGCGTGTTCTTCTCGGTCGGCTCGATCATCGCCACCGGCCTGGTGCCGAAGGAAAAAGCCGCCAGCGCCATCGCCACGATGTTCAGCGGCATGACCGTGGCCTTCGTCACCGGCATTCCGCTCGGCACCTTCCTCGGTCAGCACTTCGGCTGGCGCGCGACCTTCCTCGCGGTCGCCGGGTTCGGCCTGGTCGCGCTGATCGGCAGCGCGCTGTTCGTACCCCAGCGCATCGCCCACAGCGAACCTGCGCCGCTGCGCAAGCAGGCCGCCTTGCTGCTGCAACCGCGCCTGCTGCTGGTCTACGCGATGACCGCGGTCGGCTACGGCGGCTCGCTGATCGCCTTCACCTTTCTCGCCCCGATCCTGCAGGACATCGCCGGCCTCAGCCCGAACATGGTCGGCGCGGTGTTGCTGGCCTACGGCGTGTCGGTCGCGGTCGGCAACGTCTGGGGCGGGCGGCTGGCCGACCGCCGCGGCCCGGTCGCCGCGCTGAAGATCATCTTCGCGCTGCTCGCCGCGGTGCTGCTGGCGCTGAGCTTCACCGCGCACAGCCCGTGGCTGGTGGTATTGACCGCCTTGGCCTGGGGCGCGGTCGCGTTCGGCAACGTGCCCGGCCTGCAGGTGTACGTGGTCAAGCAGGCGCAGCGTTATGCGCCGCAGGCGGTCGACACCGCCGCCGGTTTCAACATCGCCGCGTTCAACCTCGGCGTCGCCGGCGGCGCGTGGGCCGGCGGACAAGTCGTCGCCCACCTCGGCCTCGCGCATACGCCGTGGATCGCCGCGCTGGTGGTGCTGGCCGCGTTCGGCCTGACCGCGCTGAGCGGCCGCCTGGACCGCCGCGACGGCGTCGCCGACCGTGCCGACGGCATTGCCGTCGCCGCGCACTGA